The segment CGCCAAGGAGTGCCGGCAACTCAAGATACAGTTTCCCCAGGGCGCGATCAGGTCCGCCCTGACTCACTGTGGGGTCAAATTTCAGCGCCGCCAGTAAGTCCTGTTTTACCGGTTTGATGATCGCCAGGCTTTTCCAGATTCCCTGAATTTCCCCGAGCTTCCCCCGGCAAAGACCACGGAAGAAATATCCCGTGGCAGACTGGTCATTGAGTTGTATCGTCTGGTCGGCCTGCTCGATACAGCGATGAAAATAGTTTTTATCCGTGCCATTGATCCCAAGCCAATAATAGGTTCTCGCCAACCGCCAGATTAATGGTTCCGATGGGCCGGATTGCTTGAGAGCCTCAAGAATCATGGCCTCGGATTGCAGTAACTCTGCATCGGTCATTGGAATGGTTTGATAATGGCGATCGATATCTGCTGTTGAAAGGGGTCCGGTTCCCCTGGCCGCGAGGCAAAACAGC is part of the Nitrospinota bacterium genome and harbors:
- a CDS encoding TRAP transporter TatT component family protein — encoded protein: MNRILTLGLVLLFCLAARGTGPLSTADIDRHYQTIPMTDAELLQSEAMILEALKQSGPSEPLIWRLARTYYWLGINGTDKNYFHRCIEQADQTIQLNDQSATGYFFRGLCRGKLGEIQGIWKSLAIIKPVKQDLLAALKFDPTVSQGGPDRALGKLYLELPALLGGSVDKSVDHLKQAVSLGPEFADNYLFLAQALYEKGDYPAARNTLVELLEIAKKSDNPQNLQTIRQQAQELMEKINPWLESSLSNAQRNKN